The following coding sequences are from one Saccharomyces eubayanus strain FM1318 chromosome VII, whole genome shotgun sequence window:
- the NMA2 gene encoding nicotinamide-nucleotide adenylyltransferase NMA2: protein MDPTKAPDFKPPQPNEELQPPPDPKHTIPKSGPIVPYVLADYNSSIDAPFNLDIYKTLSSRKKTSNSSNRMDHIPLNTSDFQPLSRDVSSEEEGEEQWNGIDSKLQNVTTTNNLGVLKSQIADLEEVPHTIVRQARTIEDYEFPVHRLTKKLQDPEKLPLIIVACGSFSPITYLHLRMFEMALDDINEQTRFEVVGGYFSPVSDNYQKRGLAPAYHRVRMCELACERTSSWLMVDAWESLQSSYTRTAKVLDHFNHEINIKRGGISTVDGQKMGVKIMLLAGGDLIESMGEPHVWADSDLHHILGNYGCLIVERTGSDVRSFLLSHDIMYEHRRNILIIKQLIYNDISSTKVRLFIRRGMSVQYLLPNSVIRYIQEYSLYINQSEPVKQVLDSKE, encoded by the coding sequence ATGGACCCCACAAAAGCACCCGACTTTAAGCCACCGCAACCAAATGAAGAGTTGCAGCCACCACCAGACCCAAAGCATACCATACCGAAATCTGGACCCATAGTTCCATACGTTTTGGCTGACTACAATTCTTCGATTGACGCTCCTTTTAATCTTGATATTTACAAGACCCTGTCGTCgaggaaaaaaacttcCAACTCAAGCAACCGAATGGATCATATTCCGTTAAATACTAGTGACTTCCAGCCATTGTCTCGGGATGTATCGtcggaagaagaaggtgaagaGCAGTGGAACGGAATTGATTCCAAGCTGCAGAATGTTACGACGACTAACAATTTGGGCGTGTTAAAGAGCCAAATTGCTGACCTGGAAGAAGTCCCTCACACCATCGTGAGGCAAGCCAGAACTATCGAAGATTATGAATTTCCTGTGCACAGGctaacaaaaaaactacaagatCCTGAAAAGCTACCTCTAATCATAGTCGCTTGTGGATCGTTTTCCCCAATAACATACCTACATTTGAGGATGTTCGAAATGGCCTTGGACGATATTAACGAGCAAACACGTTTTGAAGTGGTTGGTGGTTATTTCTCTCCAGTTAGTGATAACTACCAAAAACGTGGATTAGCGCCAGCTTATCATCGTGTCCGCATGTGTGAATTAGCTTGCGAAAGGACCTCATCGTGGTTAATGGTTGATGCATGGGAATCTTTACAGTCAAGTTATACAAGAACCGCAAAAGTCTTGGACCATTTTAACCATGAAATAAATATTAAGAGAGGCGGAATATCGACCGTGGATGGTCAAAAAATGGGTGTCAAGATTATGTTACTAGCAGGTGGTGATCTTATTGAGTCCATGGGTGAACCTCACGTGTGGGCTGATTCCGACTTGCACCATATTTTGGGTAATTACGGTTGTTTAATTGTAGAAAGGACTGGATCGGATGTTAGatctttcttgctttcaCACGATATCATGTATGAACACAGAAGGAATATTCTCATTATCAAACAACTTATTTACAACGATATTTCATCTACGAAGGTACGTCTTTTCATCAGACGTGGCATGTCAGTACAATACCTTCTTCCAAATTCTGTTATCAGATACATCCAAGAGTATAGTTTATACATTAATCAGAGCGAACCTGTCAAACAGGTATTAGATAGTAAAGAATAA
- the EAT1 gene encoding putative hydrolase — protein sequence MSGLLHNKALPYKRIVELSFHRTRLPSNVSTLVKFEQRPAIVNIHGLLGSHVMFHSLNKFLSRKIDADIFSVDVRNHGISPKAFPYDYTTLTNDLVNFIKTHIGSERPIYLLGFSMGGKIALLTTLFKGINIQKCISIDLPPYETPELDPLIVQNYDLIMQIIRRDVKILKGSPNWQKKVLELFKTLDCNQRKCGGSVALYFANGFLSVKSNNIHLAQPHHMQQQDSREFDPYINFSMPLSSMPHLLDEVKKWPDLSGQDNFFLKGITERKVLFMRGLQSSFISSDYSLLRAKFPCADVKEFDTGHNLLLEDSEASFKCILDFFCERQH from the coding sequence ATGTCAGGACTACTACATAACAAGGCGCTGCCTTATAAAAGAATTGTCGAGTTATCATTCCATCGAACACGATTGCCATCGAATGTTTCAACATTAGTGAAATTTGAGCAAAGGCCCGCCATCGTTAATATCCATGGGCTTTTAGGCTCACATGTAATGTTTCATTCTCTTAACAAATTCCTTTCAAGAAAGATTGACGCTGACATTTTTAGTGTTGATGTAAGAAACCACGGCATTTCTCCCAAGGCGTTCCCTTACGACTATACTACATTGACCAATGATTTGGTGAACTTCATAAAGACACATATTGGCTCGGAAAGGCCTATATATCTGTTAGGGTTCTCAATGGGTGGGAAAATTGCATTATTAACTACCTTGTTCAAAGGTAtcaatattcaaaaatgtaTATCTATTGATTTACCGCCCTATGAAACTCCAGAATTGGACCCTTTAATAGTACAAAACTATGATCTAATAATGCAGATTATTCGTAGAGATGTTAAAATTCTAAAGGGTTCTCCTAATTGGCAGAAAAAGGTTCTCGAACTATTCAAAACTCTAGACTGTAATCAGAGGAAGTGTGGCGGATCTGTGGCTCTCTACTTTGCCAATGGTTTCCTTTCTGTAAAATCGAATAATATTCACCTGGCACAACCACATCATATGCAACAACAGGATAGTAGAGAATTTGATCCTTATATAAACTTTTCGATGCCCCTCTCCAGTATGCCTCATTTGTTAGatgaagtaaaaaaatggcCCGACTTATCAGGACAGGATAATTTCTTTCTAAAGGGAATAACCGAACGTAAAGTTTTATTCATGAGGGGCTTGCAATCTAGCTTTATCAGCAGCGATTATTCTCTTTTGAGGGCTAAGTTTCCATGCGCCGATGTTAAGGAATTTGACACTGGACACAATTTATTATTGGAGGATTCAGAAGCTTCATTCAAGTGCATTTTAGACTTTTTCTGTGAACGACAGCATTAG
- the SNU71 gene encoding Snu71p, with the protein MRDFVFVSPQLYLSSQKDWKSDCAKAGYIPILKNDLQHFQNSLKHIVDARNHVSGTAPNNSNDAVMKNSDHNSASNILKDSTTGSNGAANKSDVTASHYQVLKQFLPISLDQQIHTVSLQGVSSSFSRAQIESVLGSCLNLALVNIQSNSPLKIEAWSSFSSFLDTQDVFMRFNKVDDDEAFVKTLKYWEELFDFAKKLHEEFKIELHLDSNTQEYIKDRAKVVPEAKPENAERLYNIFQDIEGHTDEGNSKSEQLDDSSIQYKVDTNTLSDLPHDALDQLCKDIVEFRTKVVSIEKEKKMKSTYEENRRQRHQMQKVFDQIKKNTSGAKSNSNIDEDDANMEEDEEDDMEDDLALEKRREERELEESNRRYEELLHHLHNDVEPKIKSTRADIITAANYEEHLEKNRSLYLKELLHLANDVHYDHHRSFKEQEERRDKEDRTKNGNAREPPSSDQASSGEPPSAENLGALVLPEDTTLKNRNIGAHKNVSEGPEHVKIKFEFKKAIDNSAESSSDGEDADEGAAEDLLPFTAEELDARLAKLKESRCVDELVREFLGVYESELVDYILENIRTHQSKRALVHELRETFDEDGETIAARLWSRGEFQRGT; encoded by the coding sequence ATGAGagattttgttttcgtaTCACCACAGTTGTATTTGTCATCACAGAAAGATTGGAAAAGTGACTGTGCCAAAGCTGGATATATTCCTATCCTTAAAAATGATCTACAACATTTCCAGAACTCACTAAAACACATCGTAGATGCCAGGAATCATGTCTCAGGGACAGCACCGAACAACAGCAATGATGCGGTTATGAAGAACTCTGATCATAACAGCGCCTCCAACATACTTAAGGACAGTACAACAGGAAGTAACGGTGCTGCTAACAAGAGCGATGTAACCGCCTCTCACTATCAGGTGCTCAAACAGTTTCTCCCCATTTCCTTAGATCAACAAATTCATACAGTATCTCTTCAGGGCGTCTCATCATCATTCTCTCGCGCACAGATAGAATCAGTATTGGGCAgttgtttgaatttggcCTTAGTGAACATTCAAAGTAACTCGCCATTAAAGATTGAAGCTTGGTCATCCTTTTCCTCATTCTTGGACACTCAAGACGTTTTTATGCGATTCAACAAggttgatgatgatgaagccTTTGTGAAAACACTAAAATACTGGGAAGAATTATTCGATTTTGCCAAAAAGCTACATGAGGAATTCAAGATCGAATTGCATTTAGATTCAAACACACAAGAGTACATAAAAGACCGAGCCAAAGTCGTACCAGAGGCCAAGCCAGAGAACGCTGAACGCCTCTATAACATTTTCCAAGACATCGAAGGTCACACAGATGAGGGTAATTCAAAGAGTGAGCAATTGGACGATTCTTCCATACAGTACAAAGTCGATACTAATACTCTGAGCGATTTGCCCCACGATGCCCTTGACCAACTGTGCAAGGATATAGTTGAGTTTAGAACCAAAGTTGTCAGCAtagagaaggaaaagaaaatgaaaagtacGTATGAGGAAAACAGGCGCCAAAGACACCAAATGCAGAAGGTTTTTGAccaaataaagaaaaacacgTCAGGCGCCAAGAGCAATAGCAACATAGACGAGGATGACGCCAATATGGAAGAGGACGAAGAGGACGACATGGAGGACGACCTTGCCCTAGAGAAAAggagagaagaaagagagcTAGAAGAATCAAACCGCCGATACGAAGAGTTGCTCCACCATCTCCACAACGACGTGGAGCCCAAGATAAAATCCACCAGAGCCGATATCATCACCGCTGCGAACTATGAGGAGCATTTGGAGAAAAATCGCTCGCtatatttgaaagagctGCTACATCTTGCCAACGACGTCCACTACGACCACCACAGATCTTTCAAGGAGCAAGAGGAAAGAAGGGATAAAGAGGACAGAACCAAAAACGGTAATGCACGGGAGCCGCCATCATCCGACCAAGCATCCAGCGGCGAACCCCCATCTGCAGAGAACCTCGGTGCGCTTGTCCTCCCCGAGGACACCACCCTAAAGAACAGGAACATTGGCGCCCACAAGAATGTGTCCGAGGGCCCAGAGCAtgtcaaaatcaaattcgAGTTCAAGAAGGCCATAGACAACTCGGCGGAAAGCTCTAGTGATGGCGAGGATGCCGACGAGGGCGCGGCAGAGGACCTTTTGCCCTTTACGGCGGAAGAACTGGACGCAAGATTGGCAAAACTGAAGGAATCGCGGTGCGTTGACGAGCTGGTGCGTGAGTTCCTTGGCGTATATGAGAGCGAGCTAGTCGACTACATTCTCGAGAACATCCGCACGCACCAGAGCAAGCGGGCCCTTGTACACGAGCTGAGGGAAACCTTCGACGAAGACGGGGAAACGATAGCTGCCAGACTGTGGAGTCGTGGAGAATTTCAGCGTGGGACCTGA
- the MSB2 gene encoding Msb2p encodes MQFSFASLLSTLLMSGLLVEASPFDYIFGNGTYGAQSQSQSSLTSVASQDTTISIASETESSQTTHSHRSATLVTATISSLPSTWYGADSTSQLPASSSTPYAYASNQDTWSSSVNAQPAASADDSFTAESSTTTSFTTTGFNAASDVSATNVYTVASANPISTAVPFTTTPVVASSTSSTSEIPIISTSTTPSADSYMVPSSEASVVVSTSPGNSESFYEASTTESTPLVASGISTTPLQTSTVIDGSSASGAMSPSVSDIPLQTSTEITSTDSSITTSLSGAAVPLQTSGSSSFSVVSPSESSIPPQGSSDITSSSDSTMVASSPSSTLLQTASSSSFSVVSPSESSIPLQSPSDIASSASTTASSLSTIPLQTSSSNSISPSLSATSSPIDTSSSKTSITTSISEALSSFISTTSTAETSQTQLSSTSSLSSVSQISTATSILPSSQITTTSSPYPTASTSSTIIPSSIPSSSAGSSVSTVSQSSTGVQSISSPLSSLSSTIMESATSSQKPSTTSILSEKSTSISSEFLSQTTKQSSSTTTPILSQKSTSISSALLSQTTKQSSSTTPILSQKSTSISSALPSQTTKQSSSTTLPKSTTSSADVLSQVSKISITSTSSKLTSSQTSSSLKTATTTASHFSASADKSFSKSSSVISQQTSETKSSIKLTTSMGYSSQTTAATSSQPSSVTEAKSSSTSTSSSLEIVTSAPIQSSEAPSPVLTPSTSSVNEVPANTDVQTSLTMESTTVLQPSVTSSTSTSESSVTSSNNNWWIPTKLITQVPETASSASTTTGGTQTMTLPHAIAAATQIPEPEGYSLITVGFQKALNYEFVVSEPKSSAQIFAYLPEALNTPFKDVFTNITVLQIVPLQDDSFSYLVSVAEIYFPTAEIETLSNLITNTSSSFYTDGMGTAKSMAAMVDPSIPLTGLLHSSSSGSTGSSSGGSSSGSSNSGSSNSGSSSSSGSSSSSGNYQDAGTLEYSSKSNSSVSSSSKSKKKIIGLVVGVVVGGCLYILLMIFAFKYFIKRRLQNQQAIKNPETSSISSSEFGGEKNFNNEKRMSVQESVTQSMRIQNWMDDSYYGNGLTNDDSAPARNNTSTSIPKISRPIASQNSLGWNEV; translated from the coding sequence ATGCAGTTTTCATTCGCTTCTCTCCTCTCGACGCTCTTGATGAGTGGGCTATTGGTCGAGGCTAGTCCCTTCGATTATATATTTGGTAACGGGACATATGGGGCCCAAAGTCAGAGTCAAAGCTCTCTTACCAGTGTAGCTTCCCAAGACACCACCATCTCCATCGCTTCTGAAACAGAGTCTTCTCAGACTACCCATTCCCATCGTTCTGCCACACTAGTCACAGCTACCATCTCGTCTCTCCCATCTACTTGGTACGGTGCGGATTCCACTTCCCAGCTTCCTGCTTCCTCTAGTACACCATATGCCTATGCTAGTAACCAAGACACTTGGAGTTCATCTGTCAACGCGCAACCAGCAGCCAGCGCAGATGATTCATTCACTGCAGAGTCTAGTACGACTACCAGCTTTACCACTACTGGTTTTAATGCTGCCTCCGATGTTTCCGCCACTAACGTTTACACTGTTGCGAGCGCAAACCCTATTTCAACTGCTGTTCCATTTACCACCACCCCCGTGGTAGCATCGAGCACATCTTCAACTTCTGAAATTCCAATCATTTCCACCAGCACGACTCCTTCGGCCGATAGTTATATGGTTCCATCGTCAGAAGCATCCGTTGTAGTTTCAACAAGTCCCGGAAACTCAGAGAGTTTTTACGAGGCTTCGACTACTGAATCAACACCCCTTGTCGCCTCAGGTATCAGTACCACTCCACTGCAGACCTCAACAGTTATTGATGGTTCCAGTGCTTCTGGCGCAATGAGCCCATCTGTATCAGATATTCCTCTACAAACTTCAACAGAGATAACCAGTACCGACAGTTCAATCACAACGAGCCTATCCGGAGCAGCTGTACCACTGCAAACGAGTGGCTCCAGCAGTTTCAGCGTAGTCAGCCCATCTGAATCGTCCATCCCACCACAAGGTTCATCAGATATTACAAGCTCCAGTGACTCAACTATGGTAGCCTCATCGCCATCATCCACTCTACTACAAACAGCCAGTTCTAGCAGTTTCAGCGTAGTCAGCCCATCTGAATCATCCATCCCACTGCAAAGTCCATCAGACATTGCTAGTTCCGCTAGTACAACTGCCTCATCTTTGTCGACTATTCCACTACAAACTAGTAGTTCCAACTCCATCAGCCCATCTTTGTCAGCTACATCATCTCCAATCGATACCAGCAGCTCGAAGACATCCATTACCACCTCAATTTCGGAAGCACTATCAAGTTTCATATCAACAACTTCTACAGCGGAAACTTCCCAAACTCAACTTTCATCCACCTCTAGTTTGTCTTCGGTGTCTCAAATCTCAACTGCTACAAGTATATTACCTAGTAGCCAAATCACTACCACGTCATCACCATACCCTACTGCAAGCACTTCATCTACGATTATTCCATCCTCTATACCATCTTCATCTGCGGGAAGTTCGGTTAGCACCGTTTCACAGAGCTCGACCGGAGTTCAAAGTATCTCGTCAccattatcttcattatcttcaaCGATAATGGAAAGTGCGACATCTAGTCAAAAGCCATCCACCACCTCTATTTTGTCTGAGAAATCGACctcaatttcttctgaaTTCCTATCTCAAACAACCAAGCAATCGAGTTCCACCACAACCCCCATTTTGTCTCAAAAATCGACCTCAATCTCTTCTGCTTTGTTATCTCAAACAACTAAGCAATCAAGTTCCACCACCCCGATTTTGTCTCAGAAATCGACCTCAATCTCTTCTGCTTTGCCATCTCAAACAACCAAACAATCAAGCTCTACCACCCTACCTAAATCTACAACGTCATCGGCCGATGTCCTCTCTCAGGTTTCAAAGATCTCAATTACTAGCACAAGCTCAAAATTGACCAGTTCTCAGACTTCTAGCTCATTGAAAACTGCTACTACAACTGCTTCACATTTCTCCGCTTCGGCCGATAAatcattttccaaaagtaGCTCTGTTATCAGTCAACAAACTTCTGAGACTAAAAGCTCAATCAAATTGACAACATCCATGGGCTATAGCAGTCAGACAACTGCGGCTACTTCATCACAACCCTCATCTGTCACCGAGGCAAAGAGTAGTTCTACTTCtacttcatcttcattggaAATAGTAACATCTGCTCCTATCCAATCATCGGAGGCACCATCTCCGGTGCTTACACCATCTACATCTTCAGTGAATGAAGTGCCAGCAAATACGGACGTTCAAACGAGTTTGACAATGGAATCCACGACTGTTTTACAACCATCAGTGACCAGTAGTACCAGTACTTCCGAAAGCTCGGTCACGTCGAGTAACAACAATTGGTGGATTCCAACTAAGCTAATCACCCAGGTACCAGAGACCGCATCCTCGGCATCCACTACCACTGGCGGAACACAAACCATGACTTTGCCTCATGCGATTGCGGCTGCTACTCAAATACCCGAACCTGAGGGATATAGCTTAATCACAGTTGGATTTCAGAAAGCTCTAAACTACGAATTTGTCGTGTCTGAACCAAAATCATCGGCCCAAATTTTTGCGTACTTGCCTGAAGCGCTAAACACGCCCTTTAAGGATGTATTCACGAATATTACAGTCCTACAAATAGTGCCACTTCAGGATGATTCGTTCAGCTACTTGGTGAGTGTTGCCGAAATCTATTTCCCAACAGCGGAAATAGAAACGTTGTCAAATTTGATCACGAACACCTCAAGCTCTTTTTACACAGACGGCATGGGCACGGCCAAATCTATGGCCGCAATGGTTGATCCATCCATCCCTCTAACTGGCCTATTACATAGCAGCAGTAGCGGCTCAACTGGATCCTCTTCTGGCGGATCCTCTTCCGGTTCTTCAAATTCGGGATCTTCAAATTCAGGATCTAGCTCTAGTTCTGGCagctcttcatcttcaggAAACTACCAAGACGCAGGTACCTTGGAatattcatcaaaatctaaTTCCAGTGTATCTAGTTCCAGCaaatcgaagaaaaaaatcattggCTTAgttgttggtgttgttgtCGGAGGGTGCTTGTACATTTTGTTAATGATTTTCgctttcaaatatttcatcaaaagaCGCCTTCAAAACCAACAAGCTATCAAGAATCCAGAGACTTCCAGTATTAGTTCAAGCGAATTTGGTGGCGAGAAGAATTtcaataatgaaaagagaatgaGTGTTCAAGAATCTGTAACACAATCCATGCGGATCCAGAACTGGATGGATGACAGTTATTATGGTAACGGGTTGACAAATGATGACTCGGCACCAGCTAGAAACAACACATCAACCTCTATAcccaaaatttcaaggCCCATCGCCAGCCAAAACTCCTTAGGTTGGAACGAAGTTTAA
- the SEC9 gene encoding Sec9p gives MGLKKFFKIKPPEDATSEQNKDTLMELGISVKNPNKKRKEKFSAYGKFANDKSEDKVYAPPGYEQYAKPRDELEDLNASPLDANGNEATAQPSQTSTGMGQQGGLAESNSMQKDPYAIENEDYRYDDDPYARFQANKSNSGSSANPSAYGGFGGGYNSAPINSFNNGGSYSNQSAGNSWSSGNVSNNQNRTNDNFNPRQAQQKQSPVSVSRKPPMADQRGYSSNPTQERRNPYADTNSSGGGYDVXTNKTGSSRNGSATNSNPYASMTNDLYSNTNPNRSTNPYSRRNNSQPQSQPAPMTYTPSFVAANEAETKTEVDLNDAPRGGEFDFEDAYADKSAENRVALDEPDLNAVITNDDSVDLNASEVDQRSRQQQQQQQWFMDEQQQQQQDLNATTGQYEDQRGYKTFEDIQKEEEARQQQEEDEAVDEIKQEIKFTKQSSVASTRNTLKMAQDAERAGMNTLGMLGHQSEQLNSVEGNLDLMKVQNKVADEKVAELKKLNRSILAVHVSNPFNSKRRRREREEQLKNRKIEEKLMREQTNQQISRSTQRIEGAMNANGNTSEVRERYQRQNILEKAKRYQFEDDEEDDEMELEIDRNLDQIQQVSNRLKKMALTTGQELDSQQKRLNNIEEGTDDLDINLHMNTNRLAGIR, from the coding sequence ATGGGgttgaagaaattcttcaagattAAGCCTCCAGAGGATGCGACATCTGAACAAAATAAGGACACTTTGATGGAATTAGGTATTAGCGtcaaaaatccaaataagaaaagaaaagaaaagttttccGCTTATGGTAAATTCGCGAATGATAAATCTGAAGATAAGGTGTATGCACCACCAGGTTATGAACAGTACGCTAAGCCACGGGATGAACTAGAGGATTTGAATGCCTCTCCCCTAGATGCCAATGGTAACGAAGCGACCGCTCAGCCTAGTCAAACTTCAACTGGCATGGGACAACAAGGAGGCCTTGCAGAGTCTAATTCTATGCAGAAAGATCCTTACGCtattgaaaacgaagatTACCGATATGACGATGACCCCTATGCAAGATTTCAGGCGAATAAGAGCAATAGTGGGAGTAGCGCCAATCCGTCGGCGTACGGTGGTTTTGGAGGAGGCTATAACAGTGCACCTATTAATTCCTTCAACAATGGAGGCTCTTATAGTAACCAAAGTGCAGGAAATAGTTGGTCCAGTGGAAATGTCAGCAACAATCAAAACCGAACAAATGATAATTTTAATCCAAGACAAGCGCAGCAGAAACAATCTCCCGTTTCAGTGTCACGGAAACCTCCAATGGCGGACCAGAGGGGCTACTCATCAAACCCTACGcaagagagaagaaatCCTTATGCTGATACGAATAGTTCCGGTGGTGGATATGACGTTAMTACTAACAAAACTGGTAGTAGCCGAAATGGAAGTGCCACGAATTCAAATCCATACGCTTCTATGACAAACGATCTTTACAGCAATACCAACCCAAACAGGTCTACAAATCCATACTCCAGAAGAAACAATAGTCAACCGCAATCGCAGCCCGCACCAATGACTTACACCCCATCATTTGTTGCCGCCAATGAAgcagaaacaaaaactgAAGTTGACCTAAACGACGCACCTAGAGGGGGTGAGTTCGACTTTGAAGATGCCTATGCAGACAAATCTGCAGAAAACAGGGTGGCATTAGATGAGCCCGATTTGAATGCAGTAATAACAAATGATGATTCTGTAGATTTAAATGCATCTGAAGTAGATCAACGTTCAagacagcaacaacagcaacaacagtGGTTCATGGATgagcaacagcaacagcaacaagaCCTCAATGCAACTACTGGCCAGTATGAAGATCAGAGAGGCTATAAGACATTCGAAGatatacaaaaagaagaggaagctCGCCAACAAcaggaagaagatgaggCTGTGGATGAAATCAAGCAAGAGATCAAGTTTACCAAACAAAGTTCTGTCGCTTCTACTAGAAACACACTAAAAATGGCGCAAGACGCCGAGAGAGCTGGTATGAACACACTGGGTATGCTAGGTCACCAAAGTGAACAGTTGAACAGTGTGGAGGGAAATCTAGATTTGATGAAAGTACAAAACAAGGTGGCCGACGAAAAAGTTGCCGAATTAAAGAAGTTGAATCGTAGTATACTTGCCGTTCATGTTTCTAATCCGTTCAATTCTaaaagaaggagaagagaaagagaagagcaattgaagaacaggaaaattgaagaaaaattgatgaGAGAACAAACAAATCAACAAATCTCAAGGTCCACTCAAAGAATAGAGGGTGCTATGAATGCAAATGGTAATACTAGTGAAGTACGTGAGAGATACCAAAGACAGAATATTTTAGAAAAGGCGAAAAGATATcaatttgaagatgatgaagaagatgacgaaatGGAATTAGAAATTGATAGAAATTTGGACCAAATCCAACAAGTTAGTAATCGTTTAAAGAAGATGGCTTTGACCACTGGTCAAGAATTAGACTCTCAGCAAAAACGTCTCAATAACATTGAGGAGGGTACTGATGATTTAGATATCAATCTTCACATGAATACCAACAGGTTGGCCGGTATCAGATAG
- the MCY1 gene encoding putative cysteine synthase, producing MSSSRDKNALYLPWNECISIASVLIGAYASYKYYKLCKAQDIPRPKDGVEQLIGNTPLVQIRSLSKATGVNIYAKLELCNPAGSAKDRVALNIIKTAEERGELIRGEPGWVFEGTSGSTGISIAMVCNALGYRAHISLPDDTSLEKLALLESLGATVNKVKPASIVDPNQYVNAAKKACDDLSKEGNGVKAVFADQFENEANWTVHYQTTGPEIAHQMEGKIDAFIAGCGTGGTITGVAKYLKESAKIPCHVVLADPQGSGFYNRINYGVMYDYVEKEGTRRRHQVDTIVEGIGLNRITQNFHMGEEFIDESIRVNDTQAIRMAKYLSVNDGLFVGSSTAINAVAAVQIAKRLPPGANIVIIACDSGSRHLSKFWKEAKQIEYDISLKEITGGI from the coding sequence ATGTCCAGTTCACGAGATAAGAACGCTTTGTATTTGCCTTGGAACGAATGCATTTCCATCGCTTCCGTCCTAATCGGCGCATATGCATCGTATAAATATTATAAACTATGCAAGGCGCAGGATATACCACGTCCAAAAGATGGTGTGGAGCAGCTAATAGGAAACACTCCCCTGGTTCAGATTAGATCCCTTTCCAAGGCCACCGGAGTTAACatttatgcaaaattagaGTTATGTAACCCAGCAGGAAGTGCTAAAGATAGAGTAGCATTAAACATAATAAAGACCGCAGAGGAACGAGGTGAGCTAATCAGAGGCGAACCTGGTTGGGTGTTCGAAGGAACAAGCGGTTCAACAGGCATTTCTATAGCCATGGTCTGTAATGCACTAGGATATAGGGCACACATTTCTTTACCCGACGACACATCGTTAGAAAAGTTGGCATTACTAGAAAGTCTCGGTGCTACAGTCAATAAGGTTAAGCCTGCCAGTATTGTCGATCCAAACCAATATGTTAATGCAGCTAAGAAAGCATGCGATGATTTGAGTAAGGAAGGTAATGGAGTAAAGGCAGTTTTTGCTGaccaatttgaaaatgaagccAATTGGACAGTACACTATCAAACCACGGGTCCAGAAATTGCCCATCAAATGGaaggaaaaattgatgCGTTTATTGCTGGCTGTGGTACCGGTGGAACGATAACTGGAGTGGCCAAATATCTAAAGGAAAGCGCAAAAATTCCGTGCCATGTCGTTCTTGCAGATCCACAAGGTTCAGGCTTTTATAATAGGATAAACTACGGCGTGATGTACGACTAtgtagaaaaagaaggtacAAGAAGGAGGCATCAGGTGGATACTATTGTAGAGGGTATCGGGCTAAACAGGATTACTCAAAATTTCCACATGGGCGAAGAGTTTATCGATGAATCGATACGTGTCAATGACACTCAAGCTATCAGAATGGCAAAATACCTATCAGTAAACGATGGGCTATTCGTAGGAAGTAGTACAGCTATAAACGCAGTAGCTGCTGTTCAAATCGCGAAAAGACTCCCTCCTGGTGCCAATATTGTAATTATTGCATGCGACAGCGGATCAAGACATTTAAGTAAATTCTGGAAAGAAGCTAAACAAATAGAGTATGACATATCGTTAAAGGAGATAACAGGTGGCATTTGA